TGCAGCTCCACTTGCTGTTGATAGTGTTGTTGATAACTTAAAAATTAAAGATCAAAATGAAGTTGAAAAAGTTATCGATACAAATGTAAAAACTATACTTTTTGCAAGTGATAAAAGTACAAGCGATATGTTAAGAGATTATCTTTTACCTCTAAGTGAGAAAGAGAATATTTTAGAAAAAAATGGTGCTGTTTATGTTGCTGATATTTCAGGAATGCCAAGTTTAATATCTAAATTTATAGCTCTTCCAAAAATGAAAAAATACCCATTTTCAGTTTTATTATTAGATGATACAAACAAAGATAACTTTATAAAAGAAGATGGAAAAATTATTGTTTATAGTTTAGAAAATGGAAAAGTTGTAAAAATAGATAAAATCTCTACAAAAGAAGAGTTAGCTAAATTTATTAAATAAACACTAGAGGAGAAGTTTTATCTCTCCTCTAAAACCTTCTTAAATGCTTCTACAATAGCAATTTTTTCTAGATCTTTTATTCTATTTTCCAAAGTTTCTGCCGTTTCATTTTCATCCAAAAATAGCTCTTTTATTAAAATTTTCTCACCCTCATCATAATTCTCATTTACATAGTGAATTGTAACACCTGATTTTTTCTCACCATTTTTTACAACAGCTTCATGAACAAAATGTCCATACATTCCAGCTCCTCCATAAATTGATGGTAAAATTGCTGGATGAGTATTTATAATTTTGTTTTCAAATGTTTTAAGCATATTATCTTCAATTTTTTTCATGAAACCTGATAAAAATATATAATCACATCCATACTCTTTTAAAATATTAGTTATTTTTAAATCCAGATTCTCATTTGGAAAAAGTTTTGAATTTATAATAAAACTATCAATTTCATACTTTTTTGCCTTTTCCAAAACTCCTGCACTACTATTATTTGTAATTATTACAACAACTTTTGCATCTAAAATTTTATCTTCAATCGCTTTTTGAATTGTCTCAAAACCACTTCCATTATAAGATGCCAAAATTCCTATTTTTTTCATAAATTTCTATCCTTTTATTCTTTGAGAGT
Above is a genomic segment from Aliarcobacter cryaerophilus containing:
- the purN gene encoding phosphoribosylglycinamide formyltransferase, which encodes MKKIGILASYNGSGFETIQKAIEDKILDAKVVVIITNNSSAGVLEKAKKYEIDSFIINSKLFPNENLDLKITNILKEYGCDYIFLSGFMKKIEDNMLKTFENKIINTHPAILPSIYGGAGMYGHFVHEAVVKNGEKKSGVTIHYVNENYDEGEKILIKELFLDENETAETLENRIKDLEKIAIVEAFKKVLEER